A region from the Vibrio sp. SS-MA-C1-2 genome encodes:
- the dnaJ gene encoding molecular chaperone DnaJ → MSKRDYYEVLGVEKSATEREIKKAYKRLAMKFHPDRTGGDEESAEKFKEVKEAYEILTDEQKRSAYDQYGHAAFEQGGMGGGGGFGGGADFGDIFGDVFGDMFGGGRRGGQSRAQRGSDLRYNMELTLEEAVGGCSKEIEVPTLVGCEPCDGSGAKKGTSASTCPTCHGSGQVQMRQGFFAVQQACPQCHGRGKIISDPCTSCHGEGRVEQTKTLSVKIPAGVDTGDRIRLSGEGEAGEHGAPAGDLYVQVHVKEHPIFERDGNNLYCEVPISFTMAALGGEVEVPTLNGRVSLKVPKETQTGRMFRMRGKGVKSVRGGGVGDLICKLVVETPVHLSNKQKALLKELEKSFDGSAASKKHKPKSEGFFDGVKKFFDDLTS, encoded by the coding sequence ATGTCTAAACGTGATTATTATGAAGTGCTTGGTGTAGAAAAATCTGCGACCGAGAGAGAGATAAAAAAGGCTTATAAACGCCTAGCGATGAAGTTTCACCCTGACCGTACAGGTGGTGATGAAGAATCAGCTGAAAAGTTTAAAGAAGTAAAAGAAGCTTACGAAATATTAACTGATGAGCAAAAGCGTTCAGCTTATGACCAATATGGTCATGCCGCATTTGAACAAGGTGGCATGGGCGGAGGCGGTGGCTTCGGTGGCGGTGCTGACTTTGGTGATATCTTCGGTGATGTATTTGGTGATATGTTTGGCGGTGGGCGTCGAGGTGGTCAATCAAGAGCGCAACGCGGTTCAGATTTACGCTATAACATGGAACTCACTTTAGAAGAAGCTGTGGGTGGTTGCTCTAAAGAGATCGAAGTTCCAACGCTAGTTGGTTGTGAACCTTGTGACGGTTCAGGTGCTAAGAAAGGCACATCTGCATCAACCTGTCCTACCTGTCATGGTAGCGGTCAAGTTCAAATGCGCCAAGGTTTCTTTGCTGTTCAACAAGCTTGTCCACAATGTCATGGCCGCGGTAAGATCATCTCTGATCCTTGTACTAGCTGTCATGGTGAAGGACGAGTCGAACAGACTAAGACCCTTTCTGTGAAAATTCCAGCTGGTGTTGATACTGGTGATCGCATTCGTCTTTCTGGTGAAGGTGAAGCAGGAGAACATGGTGCGCCCGCTGGTGATCTATACGTTCAAGTTCATGTTAAAGAACATCCAATTTTTGAACGTGATGGAAATAATCTTTATTGTGAAGTGCCGATTAGCTTTACGATGGCAGCATTAGGTGGGGAAGTTGAAGTTCCAACCCTAAATGGTCGAGTCAGCTTAAAAGTACCTAAAGAGACACAAACTGGTCGTATGTTCAGAATGCGTGGTAAAGGCGTGAAATCTGTTCGTGGCGGTGGTGTAGGTGACTTAATCTGTAAGTTAGTGGTTGAAACGCCTGTTCATTTAAGTAACAAACAGAAAGCGTTACTGAAAGAGCTTGAAAAATCATTTGACGGTAGTGCTGCATCGAAAAAGCATAAGCCAAAATCTGAAGGTTTCTTCGACGGTGTGAAAAAGTTTTTTGATGACCTAACCAGTTAA